A region of Notolabrus celidotus isolate fNotCel1 chromosome 4, fNotCel1.pri, whole genome shotgun sequence DNA encodes the following proteins:
- the LOC117811731 gene encoding 5-hydroxytryptamine receptor 1D, whose protein sequence is MGPEQGSSLQTASAVNASRTGDAGLGVSERARLVLEILMVLMCLGAVTGNILVIVIVAATKSFHSVTSVLIMNLAISDLLVGVGVMPFVAISIMNRGWVDFSGLCLYVGYTSSVYCTASVLTLAVIALDRYHSIMDCLRYSSRCTLWRTCAVVVWIWLQALLTSCPPLLGWSSISYVAPMYSCAVNRSNSPSYTAFMAALSYLIPAGIILFCYVNIVKVARSHARRIHSLEDSVQRSRNPDSTLSPGDSSHLRCPSRLIYHLSGEFVSEVRREQGNYTGSAPPDTTAEQNNSTSRRFFSFLAQTSQQHQNHHGVLRLLLVILAFFLCWTPFIGVALVQAAETAISGRSSLVPPSVVTFSYLLVLLNSDINPLLYALLSQRFQSALQGLRQKIIARLGISMASEGELRAEEEDGGRNSDPNTLTTAHLSPPSWSETSACEDYSSVFTVSTNFKHYSRENLCKLCHHDNIPPSSLKEQDATSGFKRVDCLQVPSRTQEGSRLPFSALTKERQATFFYGQITVRVEHVC, encoded by the exons ATGGGGCCCGAGCAGGGGTCTTCTCTGCAGACAGCGTCGGCGGTCAATGCGAGCCGGACGGGGGATGCAGGGCTCGGTGTGTCGGAGCGGGCCAGGCTGGTCCTGGAGATCCTGATGGTGCTGATGTGTTTGGGGGCTGTGACAG GTAACATTCTCGTCATTGTCATCGTGGCTGCAACCAAGAGTTTCCACTCAGTGACGTCTGTGCTGATCATGAACCTGGCAATCAGTGACCTCCTGGTGGGCGTGGGAGTGATGCCATTCGTTGCTATATCCATCATGAACCGGGGATGGGTGGATTTTTCT ggcCTCTGTCTGTACGTGGGCTACACCTCCTCTGTTTACTGCACAGCTTCTGTTCTGACTTTAGCCGTCATTGCCCTGGACCGTTACCACTCCATCATGGACTGCCTGCGCTACAGCTCCCGCTGCACCCTGTGGAGGACCTGTGCTGTGGTGGTGTGGATCTGGCTGCAGGCTCTGCTCACCAGTTGCCCTCCCTTGCTGGGCTGGAGCTCCATCAGCTATGTGGCTCCCATGTACAGCTGTGCAGTCAACCGGTCCAACAGCCCCAGCTACACAGCGTTCATGGCTGCCCTCTCTTACCTCATACCAGCAGGGATCATCCTCTTCTGCTACGTGAACATTGTTAAGGTGGCCCGCAGCCACGCAAGGAGGATCCATTCACTGGAGGACTCTGTTCAGCGCAGCAGGAATCCAGACTCAACCCTCTCTCCTGGTGATTCATCTCACCTGCGCTGCCCCTCCAGACTGATTTATCACCTAAGTGGAGAGTTTGTGTCTGAGGTCAGAAGAGAGCAGGGGAATTACACCGGCTCTGCTCCCCCTGACACTACAGCAGAGCAGAATAACTCAACATCCAGACGCTTCTTCTCCTTCCTGGCTCAGACTTCTCAGCAGCACCAAAACCACCACGGCGTGCTGCGTCTCCTCCTGGTCATTTTAGCCTTCTTCCTTTGCTGGACACCTTTCATAGGAGTAGCCTTAGTTCAGGCTGCAGAGACTGCAATCTCAGGCAGGTCCAGCCTGGTCCCACCCTCTGTTGTCACCTTCTCATACCTGCTTGTGTTGCTGAACTCTGACATCAATCCTCTTCTGTACGCTCTGCTCAGTCAGCGTTTCCAGTCCGCTCTACAGGGACTGAGGCAGAAAATCATAGCTCGCCTGGGGATTTCTATGGCTAGTGAAGGAGagctgagagcagaggaggaggatggtggAAGGAACAGCGACCCTAACACCCTGACCACCGCCCATCTTAGTCCGCCTTCTTGGTCTGAGACTTCAGCCTGTGAAGATTACTCCTCTGTTTTCACTGTCAGCACTAACTTCAAACATTATTCAAGAGAGAATCTATGCAAACTGTGCCACCATGACAATATCCCTCCATCTTCTCTGAAGGAACAAGATGCCACCAGTGGATTTAAGAGGGTGGACTGCCTGCAGGTCCCCTCTCGAACACAAGAGGGCAGCAGACTTCCTTTTTCTGCTCTAACCAAGGAGCGCCAGGCCACCTTCTTCTATGGCCAGATCACTGTGAGGGTGGAGCATGTTTGTTAG